The following coding sequences lie in one Cannabis sativa cultivar Pink pepper isolate KNU-18-1 chromosome 5, ASM2916894v1, whole genome shotgun sequence genomic window:
- the LOC133037933 gene encoding brassinosteroid-responsive RING protein 1-like gives MGFPVGYTELFIPKLFIHTLSFLGFIRKFISILFSYLGLQNFIDSPDIINGGVYSNTWSSSSFSDTPTTMMTRVPEFDSVSALLIRECLPVVKFSELVDPPESCAVCLYEFEGEDEIRRLTNCCHIFHKGCLDRWMGYDQKTCPLCRTPFLKEDLQTSLNERLWAASGIPDFYSDYSQITGL, from the coding sequence ATGGGGTTTCCAGTGGGCTACACAGAGCTGTTCATACCAAAACTGTTCATCCACACACTTTCCTTTCTGGGTTTCATTAGAAAGTTCATTTCAATCCTTTTCAGCTATCTGGGTCTTCAAAATTTCATCGATTCACCGGACATCATCAATGGCGGCGTCTATTCAAACACCTGGTCTTCCTCTTCTTTCTCAGACACTCCAACCACGATGATGACCCGAGTACCCGAATTCGACTCAGTTTCAGCCCTTCTGATCCGAGAGTGTTTGCCGGTGGTTAAGTTCTCGGAGCTGGTAGACCCACCGGAGAGCTGCGCCGTGTGTTTGTACGAGTTTGAAGGTGAAGATGAGATCCGACGGCTCACAAACTGTTGCCATATATTTCACAAAGGATGTTTGGACCGTTGGATGGGATATGACCAAAAGACTTGTCCTTTGTGTAGGACACCTTTTCTTAAAGAAGATCTTCAAACCTCTCTTAATGAGAGGCTTTGGGCAGCTTCTGGTATTCCTGACTTTTACTCTGACTATTCTCAGATTACTGGTTTGtag